From Cronobacter turicensis z3032, the proteins below share one genomic window:
- the lolC gene encoding Lipoprotein-releasing system transmembrane protein lolC, whose protein sequence is MYQPVALFIGLRYMRGRAADRFGRFVSWLSTIGITLGVLALVTVLSVMNGFERELQNNILGLMPQALISSSKGSVNPQQLPADSLHLEGVNRIAPLTTGDVVLQSARSVAVGVMLGIDPAQRDPLTPYLVNVNQQDLAAGKYNIILGEQLAGQLGVKRGDQLRLMVPSASQFTPMGRLPSQRLFTVIGTFAANSEVDGYQMLVNIQDASRLMRYPAGNITGWRLWLNEPLKVDVLSQQTLPANTQWQDWRERKGELFQAVRMEKNMMGLLLSLIVAVAAFNIITSLGLMVMEKQGEVAILQTQGLTRRQIMAVFMVQGASAGVIGALFGALLGALLASQLNNLMPVIGAFLDGAALPVVIEPLQVIGIALAAMAVALLSTLYPSWRAAATEPAEALRYE, encoded by the coding sequence ATGTATCAACCTGTCGCGTTATTTATCGGCCTGCGCTATATGCGCGGGCGTGCAGCAGACCGCTTCGGCCGTTTCGTCTCCTGGCTCTCCACTATCGGCATCACGCTCGGCGTGCTGGCGCTGGTGACAGTGCTCTCCGTGATGAATGGTTTCGAGCGTGAACTGCAAAACAACATTCTCGGGCTGATGCCGCAGGCGCTTATCAGTTCATCCAAAGGCTCCGTCAATCCGCAGCAGTTGCCTGCCGACAGCCTCCACCTTGAGGGCGTTAACCGTATCGCGCCGCTCACCACCGGCGATGTGGTGCTGCAAAGCGCCCGCAGCGTGGCGGTGGGCGTGATGCTGGGTATCGACCCGGCGCAGCGCGACCCGCTGACGCCGTATCTGGTCAACGTCAACCAGCAGGATCTGGCCGCCGGGAAATACAACATTATTCTCGGCGAACAGCTCGCGGGCCAGCTTGGCGTCAAACGCGGCGATCAACTGCGCCTGATGGTGCCGTCGGCCAGCCAGTTCACGCCGATGGGCCGACTGCCGAGCCAGCGTCTCTTTACCGTTATCGGCACCTTCGCCGCCAACAGCGAAGTGGATGGCTACCAGATGCTGGTCAACATTCAGGACGCCTCACGCCTGATGCGCTACCCGGCAGGCAATATCACCGGCTGGCGGCTGTGGCTGAATGAACCGCTGAAAGTGGATGTGCTGAGCCAGCAGACCTTACCCGCGAACACCCAATGGCAGGACTGGCGCGAGCGTAAGGGCGAACTCTTCCAGGCGGTGCGCATGGAGAAAAACATGATGGGCTTGCTGCTGAGCCTGATTGTCGCCGTCGCCGCGTTTAACATCATTACGTCGCTGGGGCTGATGGTGATGGAGAAGCAGGGCGAAGTGGCTATCCTGCAAACCCAGGGCCTCACGCGCCGTCAAATCATGGCGGTGTTTATGGTCCAGGGCGCCAGCGCAGGCGTTATCGGCGCGCTGTTTGGCGCGCTGCTCGGCGCGCTGCTCGCCAGCCAGTTGAATAATCTGATGCCGGTGATTGGCGCGTTCCTTGATGGCGCCGCGCTGCCGGTCGTTATCGAGCCGTTGCAGGTCATCGGTATTGCGCTGGCGGCGATGGCCGTCGCGCTGTTGTCCACGCTTTATCCTTCCTGGCGCGCCGCCGCCACCGAACCCGCTGAGGCTTTACGTTATGAGTAA
- the lolD gene encoding Lipoprotein-releasing system ATP-binding protein lolD produces the protein MSNSVLLQCDNLCKRYQEGKVQTDVLHNVSFSIDAGEMMAIVGSSGSGKSTLLHLLGGLDTPTSGDVIFSGRALSTLSSSAKAELRNRELGFIYQFHHLLPDFTAMENVAMPLLIGKAPKAETERRALAMLDAVGLAHRSNHRPSELSGGERQRVAIARALVNNPRLVLADEPTGNLDARNADSIFDLLGELNKTQGTAFLVVTHDLQLAKRLSRQLEMRDGHLNPELTLMGRA, from the coding sequence ATGAGTAATTCTGTGCTGTTACAGTGCGACAACCTGTGCAAACGCTACCAGGAAGGCAAAGTGCAAACGGATGTGTTGCACAACGTCAGCTTCAGCATCGACGCGGGCGAAATGATGGCGATTGTCGGCAGTTCCGGCTCCGGCAAAAGTACGCTCTTGCACCTGCTGGGCGGGCTGGATACGCCCACCTCCGGCGACGTGATTTTCAGCGGACGTGCGCTGAGCACGCTCTCGTCTTCCGCCAAAGCGGAACTGCGCAACCGCGAGCTTGGCTTTATTTACCAGTTTCACCATCTGCTGCCGGATTTCACCGCGATGGAAAACGTGGCGATGCCGCTTTTAATCGGTAAAGCGCCGAAAGCGGAAACCGAGCGCCGGGCGCTGGCGATGCTCGACGCCGTAGGCCTCGCGCACCGCAGCAACCATCGCCCGTCTGAGCTTTCCGGCGGCGAGCGTCAGCGCGTCGCTATCGCCCGCGCGCTGGTGAATAATCCGCGGCTGGTGCTGGCGGATGAACCGACCGGTAACCTCGACGCCCGTAACGCCGACAGTATTTTCGACCTGCTCGGCGAGCTGAATAAAACCCAGGGCACCGCTTTTCTGGTGGTGACGCACGATCTGCAACTGGCGAAGCGGCTGTCGCGCCAGCTGGAGATGCGCGACGGGCATCTGAACCCTGAGCTGACCCTGATGGGGAGGGCGTAA
- the lolE gene encoding Lipoprotein-releasing system transmembrane protein lolE, with translation MSVISTIGIALGVAVLIVGLSAMNGFERELNNRILAVVPHGEIEPVEQPWRGWQDVVTRVEKVNGIVAAAPYVNFTGLVESGTNLRAIQVKGVDPAQEQRLSALPHYVQNNAWQSFQAGKQQIIVGKGVADALKVKQGDWLSIMIPNSDADHKLLQPKRVRLQVAGILQLSGQLDHSFAMVPLTDAQGYLNLGDSVTGIAIKVNDVFNANQLVRDAGQVTDAYVYIKSWINTYGYMYRDIQMIRAIMYLAMVLVIGVACFNIVSTLVMAVKDKSSDIAVLRTLGAKDGLIRAIFVWYGLLAGLLGSVSGVVVGVLASWQLTAIIHGIEKLIGHHFLSGDIYFIDFLPSELHALDVVYVLITALVLSLLASWYPARRASRIDPARVLSGQ, from the coding sequence ATCTCCGTTATCTCTACTATCGGCATCGCGCTTGGCGTGGCGGTGCTGATTGTGGGCTTAAGCGCCATGAACGGTTTTGAGCGCGAGCTGAATAACCGCATTCTGGCGGTCGTGCCGCATGGCGAAATCGAGCCGGTGGAGCAACCGTGGCGCGGCTGGCAGGATGTCGTGACGCGCGTTGAAAAGGTCAACGGCATAGTCGCGGCGGCGCCGTACGTCAACTTTACCGGCCTGGTGGAGAGCGGGACGAACCTGCGCGCCATCCAGGTGAAAGGCGTTGATCCGGCGCAGGAGCAGCGTTTAAGCGCGCTGCCGCATTATGTGCAGAACAATGCCTGGCAGAGTTTTCAGGCAGGCAAACAGCAAATCATTGTCGGTAAAGGAGTGGCGGATGCGCTGAAAGTGAAGCAGGGCGACTGGCTCTCTATCATGATCCCGAATTCTGACGCCGACCATAAGTTGTTGCAGCCTAAACGCGTGCGTTTGCAGGTGGCTGGCATTCTGCAACTGAGCGGCCAGCTCGATCACAGCTTTGCGATGGTGCCGCTGACCGATGCGCAGGGGTATCTGAACCTCGGTGACAGTGTCACGGGTATCGCCATCAAAGTGAATGATGTCTTCAACGCGAATCAACTGGTGCGTGACGCGGGTCAGGTGACGGACGCTTATGTCTATATCAAAAGCTGGATCAACACCTACGGCTACATGTATCGCGATATCCAGATGATCCGCGCAATTATGTATCTGGCGATGGTGCTGGTGATTGGCGTCGCCTGTTTTAACATCGTCTCGACGCTGGTGATGGCGGTGAAAGACAAAAGCAGCGACATCGCCGTGCTGCGCACGCTGGGCGCAAAGGATGGTCTGATTCGCGCGATTTTCGTCTGGTACGGACTGCTCGCCGGGCTGCTCGGCTCGGTCAGCGGCGTGGTGGTGGGCGTGCTGGCGTCATGGCAGCTGACCGCCATTATTCACGGGATTGAAAAACTGATCGGCCATCATTTCCTTTCAGGCGATATTTACTTTATCGACTTCCTGCCCTCGGAGCTGCACGCGCTCGATGTGGTCTATGTGCTGATCACGGCGCTGGTGTTGAGCCTGCTGGCAAGCTGGTATCCGGCGCGGCGCGCAAGCCGCATCGATCCGGCGCGGGTACTGAGCGGACAATAA